Proteins from one Rosa chinensis cultivar Old Blush chromosome 7, RchiOBHm-V2, whole genome shotgun sequence genomic window:
- the LOC121050649 gene encoding secreted RxLR effector protein 161-like, giving the protein MSTTTKLSEDQDGKLVDSTLYRSMIGSLLYLTASRPDISYSVGVCARFQANPKESHLEAVKRIIRYVAGTVNCDIFYTFDTNVEIAGYSDVDWGGNLQDIKSTSGGCFFIGNNLVAWHNKKQNCISLSTAEAEYVAAGSCCTQMLWMKQMLKDYEISQGFARNEMVRSYTVISTANTSSNSRSISLSILVMLNNLRSTSLGVVEMYHAT; this is encoded by the exons ATGAGCACCACTACGAAGTTGAGCGAAGATCAGGATGGGAAATTAGTTGATTCCACACTCTACAGAAGCATGATTGGTAGCCTGCTGTATCTCACTGCCAGTAGGCCTGATATCTCCTATAGTGTGGGAGTGTGTGCTCGATTTCAAGCTAATCCCAAAGAATCTCACTTAGAAGCTGTCAAAAGAATCATTCGATATGTTGCTGGTACAGTTAACTGTGATATTTTCTACACCTTTGACACTAATGTGGAGATTGCAGGATATTCAGATGTTGACTGGGGAGGGAACTTGCAGGACATAAAAAGCACCTCTGGAGGCTGCTTCTTCATTGGAAACAATCTTGTTGCTTGGCACAACAAGAAACAGAACTGCATTTCACTGTCTACTGCTGAGGCTGAGTATGTTGCAGCTGGGAGTTGCTGCACCCAAATGCtctggatgaagcaaatgctcaAGGATTACGAAATTTCTCAAG GGTTTGCAAGAAACGAGATGGTCCGATCTTATACAGTGATATCCACTGCAAATACAAGCAGTAACTCAAGGTCCATCTCGTtgagcatccttgttatgctCAACAACCTAAGATCAACTAGTTTGGGAGTTGTTGAGATGTACCATGCTACATGA
- the LOC112177900 gene encoding uncharacterized mitochondrial protein AtMg00820-like codes for MLDDNWISAMQEELNQFTRNDVWYLVPRPGNCNVIDTKWIFRNKSDEKGNVIRNKARLVAQDYSEVEGLDFDKTFAPVAGLESVRLLLAVACHLRFKLFQMDVKTVFLNGILQEEFTWNNLKVLKIHIIWTMSTDLRKLCMG; via the coding sequence ATGTTGGATGACAACTGGATTAGTGCTATGCAGGAAGAGTTAAATCAAtttactaggaatgatgtgtggtacttgGTACCTAGACCTGGAAATTGTAATGTAATTGACACTAAGTGGATCTTCAGGAATAAGAGTGATGAAAAAGGGAATGTAATCAGGAATAAAGCTAGGTTAGTGGCTCAAGATTACTCAGAAGTTGAAGGTCTTGACTTTGAtaaaacttttgctcctgttgctgGATTAGAATCTGTGAGACTGCTTCTAGCAGTAGCCTGTCATCTAAGATTCAAATTatttcaaatggatgtcaaaactgtCTTCCTGAATGGGATACTGCAGGAAGAGTTTACGTGGAACAACCTCAAGGTTTTAAAGATCCACATAATCTGGACCATGTCTACAGACTTAAGAAAGCTCTGTATGGGCTGA